The Metallosphaera hakonensis JCM 8857 = DSM 7519 genome includes the window AAAAGATAGCCCGATCTCTTTCGCTAAGTCCTTTAGCCTCTTAGCTTCTTTTTTCATTTGCTTAACGAAAAGGGATGGAGACTCGTTCCATTCCTCGGGAGTAAAAGCAAAGAATTCTACCCCTGCCCTCAAGTACTTTCCAAGTTTTTCAAGTCTATCAATATACCTTAAGCCCTCAAAGTCTCGCGATATTATGACTAAATCTATGTCGCTTGTCTCTAAGTAATCTCCTCTGGCTCTGGAACCCACTACGTATATATCTTCAATTCTAATTTCATTACT containing:
- a CDS encoding nucleotidyltransferase domain-containing protein, translated to MGKAKSALKSQVELVKAAIEFINDISNEIRIEDIYVVGSRARGDYLETSDIDLVIISRDFEGLRYIDRLEKLGKYLRAGVEFFAFTPEEWNESPSLFVKQMKKEAKRLKDLAKEIGLSF